A section of the Engraulis encrasicolus isolate BLACKSEA-1 chromosome 8, IST_EnEncr_1.0, whole genome shotgun sequence genome encodes:
- the LOC134454790 gene encoding olfactory receptor 52N2-like: MTFITFYYFLQALIWSNFIYYLLLPFTTPRQPWVYIFALVSNLTILLLIVTHKSLHKPMFYIFLWMPLNDMLGITAMFPRMLIDIVTKRYTVYYPGCVLQAFFIHMYGGGTLFVLAAMSLDRYLAICKPLRYHAIMGPLTAAGILALFWGLEFSIVFVLFLLQTRVRRRRNFIMTVYCSNVSLLNLSCGEDTTVNNIYGLVTTAFIHAFAIIIQLFSYIQILMACFFNRQSDAKTKALNTCLAQMIIFVIFEMVALFILIAYRLPNLNTDARNACGMMLFLISPVVNPIIYGMKTKDIRVVFFQVVKRGFHRQTNVSF, translated from the coding sequence ATGACGTTTATTACTTTTTACTACTTTTTACAAGCCTTAATTTGGTCTAATttcatttactaccttttactaccttttacAACCCCGCGGCAACCCTGGGTATATATCTTTGCTCTTGTCTCTAATCTAACCATCCTGCTGTTGATTGTTACTCATAAGAGTCTCCATAAACCCATGTTTTACATCTTCTTATGGATGCCATTGAATGACATGCTTGGAATAACTGCAATGTTTCCTCGTATGCTCATCGATATTGTGACTAAGAGATACACTGTGTACTACCCGGGCTGTGTCCTTCAGGCATTTTTCATCCACATGTATGGTGGCGGCACCCTGTTTGTCCTAGCAGCTATGTCACTGGACCGATACCTTGCCATCTGCAAGCCACTGAGGTACCACGCCATCATGGGTCCTTTAACAGCAGCAGGGATATTggcattattttggggcttagaGTTTTCCATTGTTTTCGTCCTCTTCCTGCTTCAGACTAGAGTGCGTAGACGCAGAAATTTCATCATGACGGTGTACTGCAGCAATGTCTCCCTGCTCAACCTATCCTGTGGTGAGGACACAACCGTCAATAACATCTATGGTCTTGTGACCACAGCGTTCATACACGCCTTCGCCATAATCATACAGCTGTTCTCATACATCCAAATCCTCATGGCGTGCTTCTTCAACAGACAGTCGGACGCCAAAACAAAAGCTCTGAACACATGCCTAGCCCAGATGATCATATTTGTCATTTTCGAGATGGTAGCCCTGTTTATTTTAATTGCATATCGGCTGCCCAATTTGAATACAGATGCTAGGAATGCTTGTGGGATGATGTTGTTTCTCATCAGTCCTGTGGTCAACCCCATCATCTATGGAATGAAAACAAAGGATATAAGAGTGGTGTTCTTTCAAGTGGTTAAAAGGGGCTTCCATAGGCAAACTAATGTAAGCTTTTAG
- the LOC134454791 gene encoding uncharacterized protein LOC134454791, translating into MGVKAVKSHMDSNSHQTKMRGRNSQLTLSLFCAGTSATPTSTAPSTSSTVTTSTAAGTSTSPAPINSIPNQLLSTTATLQAEVLWCLDLASKHHSFNSNDGIAELFVKMFPDSQIAKSFALAKDKTGYMIKFGIAPYFKRQLVEAINRAGPYVLMFDESLNQSSKKKQLDIHIRFLEDGCVQSRYFGSQFLGHGRADDLLLHIKECIGQLNMRQLLSVGMDGPNVNFKLLDLLQREYAELNGGAQVLVVGSCGLHTLHNAMKAGFTVWQIEKFLRALHFLFHNVPARREDYTNTTGSTCFPLSFCGHRWVENVPVAERALEVWPMVHAYVTREDPLLVPKLQFFLSIARGFNPFLHKYQTDEPVLPFLAKDLTELLLSLLRRFIKRELLQDQTPLQLIKLDISDEKNWVSLRRVDIGLGAESAIKALQGKPGTKIGELSVLSLRKECLQCLVRIIKKLQERSPLKFPIVRQIASLDPTKMAKDPEWCIVQMKALVQTFIQGQQLAGGIAVGDVIIQQFTSFVSDSVRDEEFVSFQPLSQRLDVFLHSKLRTSHPDLLRFCQSALLLSHGQASVERGFSVNKEVETCNLYEESLEALRLICDQVNACGGVLKVPLTKELLASAASSRSQYRLHLESERKKKESATQELKRKSAEKELEDLRSQRQVLQSVCQSLERDADMYAEMAEGKSGTKMAELVTKSNSLRRSHKGKKIELQTLDKTIEEKATKLRHL; encoded by the exons ATGGGTGTGAAGGCAGTGAAGTCTCATATGGATTCAAATAGCCACCAGACAAAGATGCGCGGACGAAACTCGCAGCTAACGCTGTCACTGTTTTGCGCCGGGACTAGTGCTACACCGACCTCCACTGCCCCCTCAACCTCCAGCACCGTGACCACATCTACCGCCGCCGGTACCTCAACCTCACCTGCTCCCATCAACAGCATTCCGAATCAACTGCTCTCCACCACCGCCACACTGCAGGCCGAGGTACTGTGGTGTTTAGATTTGGCTTCGAAACACCACTCCTTCAACTCCAATGACGGCATTGCAGAGCTATTTGTCAAGATGTTCCCCGACTCCCAAATTGCCAAATCCTTCGCTTTGGCCAAGGACAAGACCGGCTATATGATAAAATTTGGGATCGCCCCATATTTCAAGAGGCAACTAGTCGAGGCCATAAATCGTGCCGGCCCTTACGTGCTGATGTTTGACGAGAGTTTAAACCAATcgtccaaaaaaaaacaactggacATTCACATTCGGTTTTTGGAGGATGGGTGCGTTCAGTCGCGATATTTTGGCTCACAATTCCTGGGACATGGAAGAGCTGATGATCTGTTGCTGCACATCAAA GAATGCATTGGCCAACTCAACATGAGGCAGCTCCTCTCAGTTGGGATGGATGGGCCCAATGTAAATTTTAAACTCCTTGATCTCCTTCAAAGGGAGTACGCTGAGCTCAATGGAGGTGCCCAAGTTCTGGTGGTTGGGAGCTGTGGACTCCACACTCTCCACAATGCCATGAAGGCCGGATTTACAGTGTGGCAAATCGAGAAGTTCCTGCGTGCACTCCATTTCCTCTTTCATAACGTGCCTGCCCGGAGAGAGGACTACACCAACACCACTGGATCTACCtgctttcccctctctttctgtggcCACAGATGGGTCGAAAATGTGCCAGTCGCTGAGAGAGCCCTCGAAGTTTGGCCGATGGTTCACGCATATGTCA CAAGAGAGGATCCACTGCTAGTACCAAAGCTGCAGTTCTTCCTCTCCATTGCAAGAGGTTTCAACCCTTTTCTTCACAAGTATCAGACAGATGAGCCCGTGTTGCCTTTTTTGGCTAAAGATTTAACTGAGCTTCTGTTG AGTTTACTTCGGCGATTCATCAAAAGGGAGCTCCTACAGGACCAAACCCCCTTGCAACTCATTAAGTTGGACATCTCTGATGAGAAGAACTGGGTCTCCCTCAGAAGGGTGGACATAGGCTTGGGAGCGGAATCAGCCATCAAG GCACTCCAGGGCAAACCAGGAACCAAGATAGGGGAACTCTCTGTGCTCAGCCTGAGAAAAGAGTGTTTGCAGTGTCTGGTTCGGATCATAAAGAAGCTGCAGGAAAGGTCCCCGTTGAAATTCCCCATTGTTAGGCAGATTGCCTCCCTGGATCCCACAAAGATGGCCAAAGATCCTGAGTGGTGCATCGTACAGATGAAGGCATTAGTGCAGACATTCATCCAAGGGCAGCAGTTGGCAGGTGGCATTGCAGTTG GTGATGTCATCATTCAGCAATTCACCTCTTTTGTCTCAGATAGCGTCAGAGATGAGGAATTCGTGTCCTTCCAGCCCCTCAGCCAGCGCCTGGATGTCTTCCTCCATTCGAAACTCCGCACATCCCACCCTGACCTGCTGAGGTTTTGCCAGAGTGCCCTCCTCCTGTCCCATGGGCAGGCATCCGTTGAAAGAGGGTTCTCTGTGAACAAGGAGGTGGAAACATGCAATCTCTACGAAGAGTCACTGGAAGCCCTGAGGTTGATATGTGACCAAGTGAATGCCTGTGGTGGTGTCCTCAAAGTTCCTCTGACCAAGGAGCTCCTGGCCTCTGCTGCATCCTCAAGGTCACAGTACAGGCTTCACCTTGAGAGTGAACGGAAAAAAAAGGAGAGTGCCACTCAGGAGCTTAAGCGGAAATCAGCAGAGAAAGAGCTGGAGGACCTCCGGAGTCAGCGGCAGGTGCTCCAGAGTGTGTGCCAGTCCCTAGAAAGGGACGCTGATATGTATGCAGAGATGGCAGAGGGTAAATCTGGAACCAAGATGGCTGAGCTTGTCACAAAATCCAATTCCCTTCGCCGAAGccacaaagggaaaaaaatagagCTTCAGACGTTGGATAAAACTATCGAGGAGAAGGCCACAAAGCTGAGGCACTTGTGA